Proteins from a single region of Anthonomus grandis grandis chromosome 10, icAntGran1.3, whole genome shotgun sequence:
- the LOC126741084 gene encoding glycerol-3-phosphate acyltransferase 3-like produces the protein MVLLQISGFITWIFIPWNVLLLFIMVLAAIGKSVGVRRLYIKILLYVFEFGRKSIEAANKRKHRRILAQDSDSSDEGYEEGAPKIENDSIISRSAVNNNETGLICREKELILVPETLPEPENQHDKEEKINFDIKHWLKTLDYVKSGIEAIIEDQVTSRFEIQELKNWNFLTRTNYNYEFISYKLTILWIIGFLLRYFVLLPLRIYMFAFGISWLCFITTLIGNLPDSAVKRWLNHRCYLTAHRILTRSLSAVITFHNQEFRPQRGSICVANHTSPIDAIILSNDNCYSLIGQKHGGIIGIIQRTLHRASPHIWFERSETKDRGFVLRRMREHTANPKSPPILIFPEGTCINNTSVMQFKKGSFEMDCPIYPVAIKYDPRFGNAFWNSSKYSMAQYLYMMMTSWAIVCDVWYLPPVYRQEGESAVDFANRVKHLIAEQGGLVDLVWDGQLKRSKPKKEWIEKQQMKFSKVWKSD, from the exons ATGGTGTTGTTACAAATAAGTGGTTTTATCACCTGGATTTTCATTCCATGGAATGTGCTCTTGCTGTTTATTATGGTTTTGGCCGCTATAGGGAAGTCTGTGGGAGTGAGGAGGCTCTACATAAAAATTCTCCTGTATGTTTTCGAG tttggCAGAAAAAGCATCGAAGCGGCCAATAAACGCAAACACAGAAGAATTTTGGCGCAAGACTCCGACTCCTCTGACGAGGGGTACGAGGAGGGCGcgccaaaaattgaaaatgactcCATAATTAGCAGATCTGCCGTGAACAATAACGAAACTGGTCTAATTTG tCGTGAGAAAGAACTTATTTTAGTTCCAGAGACCTTACCTGAACCAGAAAATCAACATGATAAAGAG GAAAAGATCAACTTTGATATTAAACACTGGCTAAAGACACTGGATTACGTTAAAAGTGGTATTGAGGCAATCATAGAAGACCAGGTAACCTCCAGGTTCGAAATCCAAGAACTAAAAAACTGGAATTTCTTAACAAGAACAAATTATAACTACGAGTTCATTTCATATAAACTTACCATTCTGTGGATCATCGGGTTTTTACTCAGATATTTCGTGCTGCTTCCATTGAGGATTTACATGTTTGCCTTCGGG ATTTCTTGGTTATGCTTCATTACAACCCTAATAGGCAACCTACCGGATTCCGCTGTTAAAAGGTGGTTAAACCATAGATGTTACCTAACGGCCCATAGAATCCTCACTAGGTCCCTCTCGGCAGTGATAACGTTCCATAACCAAGAATTTAGGCCTCAAAGGGGCTCAATTTGCGTTGCGAACCACACCAGCCCCATCGACGCTATTATTCTGTCCAATGACAACTGTTATTCGTTG ATTGGCCAAAAACACGGAGGAATCATCGGCATAATCCAAAGAACATTGCACCGAGCCTCTCCACATATCTGGTTTGAAAGGTCAGAAACCAAAGACAGGGGCTTCGTTTTAAGAAG GATGAGAGAGCATACCGCTAACCCAAAGAGCCCACCGATATTAATATTCCCCGAAGGTACTTGTATCAACAATACATCGGTGATGCAATTTAAGAAGGGCAGTTTCGAGATGGACTGCCCCATTTATCCTGTTGCCATAAAATATGATCCCAG GTTTGGAAATGCCTTTTGGAACAGTAGTAAGTACTCTATGGCACAGTACCTTTATATGATGATGACCAGTTGGGCGATTGTCTGTGACGTCTGGTATTTACCACCAGTTTATAGACAAGAGGGGGAATCTGCAGTTGATTTTGCCAATAGAGTAAAACACTTGATCGCCGAGCAAGGTGGATTAGTTGATCTAGTCTG gGATGGCCAACTGAAAAGGTCAAAACCGAAGAAAGAATGGATTGAAAAGCAGCAAATGAAATTCAGTAAAGTCTGGAAATCTGATTAG
- the LOC126741086 gene encoding glutathione peroxidase-like, with the protein MNSMILLTLVAFLGCALAGNPEDVTKATSIYDFSATDIMGNEISMDKYKGNVLLIVNVASKCGLTNKNYEQLNALNSMYMEKGLRILAFPCNQFMGQEPGSNEEIAKFAMDKGVKFDMFSKIDVNGDNAHPLYKFLKYKQPGTGETSDIEWNFAKFIVDKSGQVVERHPPMKDPLDLKAIIEKYL; encoded by the exons ATGAATTCAATGATACTATTGACCCTAGTAGCCTTTCTGGGCTGTGCACTAGCAGGAAATCCTGAAGATGTCACCAAAGCCACCTCAATCTACGACTTTTCCGCCACAGACATAATGGGAAACGAGATTTCCATGGATAAATACAAGGGCAACGTGCTCCTGATCGTAAATGTCGCCTCAAAATGTGGCTTAACCAATAAAAACTACGAACAGTTGAACGCTTTAAACAGCATGTACATGGAGAAAGGGTTGCGCATCTTAG CTTTCCCTTGTAACCAGTTCATGGGACAGGAGCCGGGAAGCAACGAGGAAATCGCCAAATTCGCCATGGATAAGGGAGTGAAGTTCGATATGTTCTCCAAGATTGACGTTAATGGAGATAACGCTCATCCGTTGTATAAGTTCTTGAAGTACAAACAACCGGGTACTGGTGAAACTTCTGATATTGAATGGAACTTTGCTAAGTTTATTGTGGATAAAAGTGGACAG GTGGTTGAAAGGCATCCCCCCATGAAGGACCCCTTGGACCTGAAGGCGATAATAGAAAAATACCTTTGA
- the LOC126741085 gene encoding odorant receptor 13a-like translates to MMPHLSLKETLDGCLKRVYTGIIYLLAILCFLSEVFKLYQLLAAENMIVEEVIRNYTITSIHFAALVKCLFVRGQVSGEFFKKILRYEEQIYASQNDQVISIYEKVLLANQNLKSYYLAGIVLTVIFYITAPALRDPYYVEYGNTTVIIPQLPLSSWTPFDNSYWIAFVWTSCVGAYLSIFFVTTDLTCYSFILFAICQTKILHHYISNFFWYAKNVRAKLMCSEVESYRVMQKECIIIHQEIINYVKRLNDSIKYIMILDFLPSSIQLAGLTFQIITNLNVIQCILLGQFISTLVARVYIYCNTAHDLFLESQRISYAWYEIDWTVLPSDVRINMMFSIMRAQKPLRITIGDFQKISLETFLVILKGTYSYMMLLLTAI, encoded by the exons ATGATGCCCCACTTAAGCCTTAAGGAGACCTTGGATGGATGCCTCAAGCGCGTTTACACCGGGATAATTTATTTGCTGGCCATTCTCTGTTTTCTCAGTGAGGTTTTTAAGCTGTATCAACTCTTAGCGGCGGAGAATATGATAGTCGAAGAAGTGATCAGGAACTACACCATCACCTCGATACATTTTGCTGCACTGGTAAAATGTCTATTTGTCAGAG gaCAAGTGAGTggagaatttttcaaaaaaatcttacgCTACGAAGAGCAAATCTACGCCAGCCAAAATGACCAGGTCATAAGCATCTACGAGAAAGTTCTGCTCGCCAATCAGAACCTGAAAAGTTACTACTTGGCCGGTATAGTGTTGACGGTTATCTTTTATATAACAGCGCCCGCTTTAAGAG atCCTTATTACGTGGAATACGGTAACACAACGGTCATAATTCCACAACTACCGTTATCCTCTTGGACCCCGTTTGATAACTCTTACTGGATCGCTTTCGTTTGGACTAGTTGCGTCGGAGCGTATttatccatattttttgttacaaCCGATCTGACTTGCTATAG ttttattttgtttgcaaTATGCCAAACTAAGATTCTTCACCATTacatcagtaattttttttggtacgcCAAGAATGTACGGGCTAAACTGATGTGCTCCGAGGTTGAGTCTTATAGGGTCATGCAGAAGGAGTGTATCATAATTCATCAAGAAATAATCAA CTACGTGAAGAGACTCAATGACAGCATCAAATACATCatgattttggattttttaccgagttctatccAGCTGGCAGGCCTAACGTTCCAAATAATC ACCAACCTGAACGTTATCCAGTGCATTTTACTGGGACAATTTATCTCAACTCTGGTTGCCAGAGTCTATATCTACTGTAATACCGCACACGATTTGTTCCTGGAAAGTCAGAGGATCTCTTATGCCTGGTATGAGATTGATTGGACAGTACTGCCCAGCGATGTGAGGATTAATATGATGTTTTCTATTATGCGAGCGCAAAAACCTCTTAGGATTACCATTGGGGATTTCCAGAAGATTTCTTTGGAGACTTTTTTGGTT attttgaaAGGGACTTATTCTTACATGATGCTCTTATTAACTGCAATATAG
- the LOC126741088 gene encoding uncharacterized protein LOC126741088, whose amino-acid sequence MIAKISFVAVLVLGVYLSLTPSGATGNLMCYNCTSIGSNSSCSDPLSSDANMTTCADSSEKCAKVTFEVGNNTYWNRFCSNATCDQLKQLAPSGAEISNFECSQCSSDHCNAAGSFGVSLVAVAVALIVSKLF is encoded by the exons ATGATTGCCAAGATTTCTTTTGTGGCCGTTTTGGTACTGGGAGTGTACCTAAGCTTAACTCCAAGTG GAGCAACTGGGAATCTCATGTGCTACAACTGCACGTCCATCGGTAGCAACAGCTCCTGTAGCGACCCACTAAGCAGCGATGCCAACATGACCACTTGCGCTGACAGCAGCGAGAAGTGTGCAAAGGTCACCTTCGAAGTTG GCAACAATACTTACTGGAACAGATTCTGTAGCAACGCCACTTGCGATCAGCTAAAGCAGTTGGCTCCCAGTGGTGCTGAGATAAGCAACTTCGAATGTTCCCAGTGCAGCAGCGACCATTGTAACGCAGCTGGTAGTTTTGGGGTGTCCCTCGTAGCTGTCGCGGTCGCTTTGATCGTCTCCAAACTATTTTAA
- the LOC126741456 gene encoding uncharacterized protein LOC126741456 — protein MSGDNSDSDLDESSKAPRARSLALDLGDDCLHNVDSNRLGSEPPLASANPEVPQASCPSTTNPFSFKHFLRENSNPSRNYQSQGARPKIYREHRPRNVTPPESPRRPAGSSRRIGEFSSALPDFVQDHLVIEQCFLGTEAKTSINTDIDLPDFAQNERVVNGPNVSRANSLEDSLTGPIPLDLPGLGNPTVPFDLPLSSVNLSTDCRTTPLVEVGNSKSLPDFLTDGPVRTAADGATPSPPKAAPDPPVCRRCAELSVELAGARQRITRAEDIVEQNYQRASSAERTITKLKQELKTLKIQMKHVEEENMLLKSWEGAAAARGGGEPPLEARTHRLAQELKAAASTAEHSLRSLLTGVDNLRIIASTLENFNRIEEKPRFSHFEDDSTGPAL, from the exons ATGTCTGGTGATAACAGCGATTCGGACTTGGACGAGAGTAGTAAGGCCCCCCGTGCCAGGAGTCTCGCTTTAGATTTAGGCGACGATTGTCTGCACAATGTTGACTCGAATAGGTTAGGATCTGAGCCCCCTTTAG CATCTGCAAACCCCGAGGTCCCACAAGCGTCATGTCCCTCAACCACAAACCCGTTTTCCTTTAAACACTTTTTAAGGGAAAACTCCAATCCCAGTAGAAATTATCAGTCTCAAGGGGCACGTCCGAAAATATACag AGAACACCGGCCTAGAAACGTAACACCCCCGGAAAGTCCCCGTAGACCCGCAGGCAGCTCAAGAAGAATCGGGGAATTTTCGTCGGCGTTACCGGATTTTGTGCAGGATCATCTAGTCATTGAACAATGTTTTTTAG GTACAGAAGCGAAAACGAGTATTAATACTGACATAGATTTGCCGGACTTTGCACAGAACGAGAGGGTCGTTAATGGTCCCAATGTCTCGAG GGCAAACTCTTTAGAAGATTCACTAACCGGACCAATTCCCTTAGACCTTCCCGGACTGGGGAACCCCACAGTACCGTTCGATCTGCCATTGTCGTCGGTCAATTTATCCACTGACTGTAGGACCACCCCCCTCGTAGAG gTAGGAAACTCGAAAAGTCTCCCAGATTTCCTCACCGACGGTCCGGTGAGAACCGCAGCGGATGGGGCGACCCCTTCTCCACCTAAAGCGGCCCCGGATCCTCCGGTTTGTCGTCGATGTGCCGAACTTTCCGTCGAATTGGCCGGCGCTAGACAGAGGATCACCAGAGCCGAAGATATCGTAGAACAAAACTAT caAAGGGCAAGTTCTGCCGAAAGAACCATCACGAAGCTCAAACAGGAACTGAAGACTTTAAAG ATTCAAATGAAACACGTGGAAGAGGAAAACATGCTGTTGAAAAGTTGGGAGGGAGCAGCCGCCGCGAGGGGCGGTGGTGAGCCGCCCTTGGAGGCGCGGACTCACCGGTTGGCTCAAGAACTGAAGGCGGCCGCCAGCACTGCCGAACACTCTTTAAG GTCGTTGCTGACCGGAGTGGACAATCTTCGCATCATCGCCTCCACGTTGGAAAACTTCAATCGAATAGAGGAAAAACCGAGATTTTCTCATTTCGAGGACGACAGTACCGGACCAGCGCTTTAA